The sequence CGGGGGTTTCTTTCCCGGGGTAGACTGGGGTACAGGAactgcaaaagaaaaaaagaaagagaagaagaaaaagagactcAAACTCACACTTCAATTGTTCTTTGCTCAAGGTATCCTTGTTCTtgtcaaaatcaaagaaTCCCTCGGGAATGGGAGGCGCGGTCGGTTCATCTTCGGGATCATGGTAGGGCTCGAGGTAGGGGTGACGCAGGGCATCCTCGACGGAGATGCGCTTGGCGGGATTAAAGGCCAgcagcttctccagcagaTCCAGAGCCAGGTCGTTGCTCTTGGGGAACAGCGCACGGAACggaatcttcttcttgaacgGGAGCGAGCGAATGTACTCGCGGGCGCGTCGGGACTTGATGCCGTAGTAATCCTCCATGGTGGGCGTGCCGAGGACATCCAAGATGAGGGTCAACTGATGATGATCTAGCACgcggagagaaagagaggggtCAGCGTGAGTGCAACGGAGGGACGGGACAGAACATCACACGTACAGTCCTTGCCGGGGAAGAGGGGTTTGCCGCTCAGCATCTCGGCCAGAATACAGCCCACACTCCACACGTCGATCGCCTTGGTGTATTCCTTAAAGGTCAACATGATCTCCGGCGCACGGTACCAGCGGGTGGCCACATATTCCGTCATGAAGCCCGAGTTGTCATCCGTGGAGGCGGCCGACCGAGCGAGACCAAAATCACACACTTTGAGATCACAGTTGGCATTCAGCAGCAGGTTGGATGGCTTCAGATCTCGGTGCAACACATTGGCCGAGTGCATGGCCTTCAAGGCACGCAGGGTCTGGTAGATGAAGTATTGGCAGTGGTCGTCGGATAGATCCTGGGTGCGAATGACACGGTGCATATCGGTTTCCATGAGTTCCTGGATCAGGTACACCTCATTGAACCCCTCGTAGTTGCGGGGTCGTTGGATGTCCAGGATGGAGATGATATTCTCGTGGTTGAAGTAGCGCAGCAGCTTCATCTCCCGCAGGGTTCGCAGGCAGAACATGGAGTGGTCAAAGGGGGTGATCTTCTTGATGGCGACCTTTTGGCCCGAGGGCTTGTGAATGGCGGAGCTGTGGAGGGTATGCAtggtgagaaggagaggTTCCATGGCATATATATACAGATGGATCCCCACCCCCATCAAGGATGTTCCGATATCCTCGTCTGGGGTGATAGGgtgagggagggggggatttGCATTGCTTACCAGACCACACCGTATGCACCCTCTCCAATGACATCCTGAATCTCATATTGCTCCGACACGTTGAAGGAGATCTTTCGGGAGCCTCCCGAGGGGGGCTGTTGAACCATGGTGTCGGTGCTGGAAGCGCAAAACTGGGAAGGGTGGTTAGCTCGATGAAGCTTGTTCTTCACTCGACGGACCAAGCGAAAGAGTGGGTAGAGGATCAGATGCCATGCATCAGGGAGGGCGAGAGCTTCCATCTTGATGTCGATGTGATCATTCGATTTGAACCAGATGCCGTGAGCGAgcgagagaggaggagagagagaggcagagaaagagacatggTTGACCTCCCAGGCACGCTGTTTTATGAAGGCGATGGCATCCACGAGTTTCCAGTCCCTC comes from Penicillium oxalicum strain HP7-1 chromosome I, whole genome shotgun sequence and encodes:
- a CDS encoding Mitogen-activated protein kinase — its product is MMRRWTTWDSMAPISRTGLASSGSRLRDWKLVDAIAFIKQRAWEVNHVSFSASLSPPLSLAHGIWFKSNDHIDIKMEALALPDAWHLILYPLFRLVRRVKNKLHRANHPSQFCASSTDTMVQQPPSGGSRKISFNVSEQYEIQDVIGEGAYGVVCSAIHKPSGQKVAIKKITPFDHSMFCLRTLREMKLLRYFNHENIISILDIQRPRNYEGFNEVYLIQELMETDMHRVIRTQDLSDDHCQYFIYQTLRALKAMHSANVLHRDLKPSNLLLNANCDLKVCDFGLARSAASTDDNSGFMTEYVATRWYRAPEIMLTFKEYTKAIDVWSVGCILAEMLSGKPLFPGKDYHHQLTLILDVLGTPTMEDYYGIKSRRAREYIRSLPFKKKIPFRALFPKSNDLALDLLEKLLAFNPAKRISVEDALRHPYLEPYHDPEDEPTAPPIPEGFFDFDKNKDTLSKEQLKLLIYEEIMR